From Ignavibacteriota bacterium, the proteins below share one genomic window:
- a CDS encoding EVE domain-containing protein has translation MTYWLLKTEPTSFSFADLLREKKATWDGVSNNLALKHLRSIKKGDIVFIYHTGDEKSVVGLAEVVSNPYPDPKQSDEKLVVIDIKPKRTFSRKVSLSEIKSRKDFAQFDLVRNSRLSVMPVSETHAISLLKLSESE, from the coding sequence ATGACGTACTGGCTGTTGAAAACTGAACCAACATCGTTTTCTTTCGCTGACTTACTTCGTGAGAAGAAAGCAACTTGGGACGGTGTGTCAAATAATCTCGCCCTTAAGCATCTCCGCTCAATCAAAAAGGGAGACATTGTCTTTATCTATCATACCGGAGACGAGAAATCGGTTGTCGGATTGGCGGAAGTTGTCTCAAATCCATATCCCGACCCAAAGCAAAGCGATGAAAAACTTGTTGTCATTGACATAAAACCTAAACGAACTTTCTCCCGAAAAGTTTCTCTTTCTGAAATAAAATCAAGAAAAGATTTTGCACAGTTTGATTTAGTCAGGAATTCCCGACTTTCCGTTATGCCAGTGAGTGAAACCCACGCAATATCACTCTTGAAATTATCTGAATCTGAATAA